The genome window ATCAATAAGGATTACTAACTAGTTCCATTGTTTTGGTCGATGCACCATGTTAGAAATAAATAGTGCGAGTTGAATTCCTATTAAAATTAATTCTAAAAAGGGAAGTATAATGATGATATCGCTTTCGCGAAAGCGAGAAAAGCCCTTGCTTAAAACAACCCAAAAAACAACATATCTCACAAGAATAACCGCTAATATAATGATCCAATTGATACCAAAAAGAAGGCCTAAAATCGCTGAAATGATAAAACCTATTTGAGATATATAAAATAAAGCTAGCAAAAACTTATGAGAGCTCTTATAATGCTTTGCTGTATTGATATGTCTTTTTTTCTGTTTCCACCAAGAAGACCAGTCCGTTTTAGGCTGGCTGCTGGTAAAGGAATCTTGATTTAAAGATACTGTCGTGTTTTGAGAGGTGGCTGCTTGGTTGACAAATAAATCATCATCTCCACCGAGTACTCTCATGTGATTCATAAAGCCATTTACTTCATAAAACTGTGTCGCTGTATACGCTAGATTGCGACCTACGCCCATGTAAGGATTGCCATTCATAGCATAACTAAAATACTGAATGGCTGTTAGGACAGTTTCATATCTTATAAGTTTGTTGAGCAGTGAATCGTCAACTTTTTTATAGCCGCTATACCCCAGAACGATCGTTTTCTCTTTAGAAAGGTGTTTAGAAATAATAGTCAGCCATGCAGTACTGTTAGGAGTACAGTCGGCATCTATAAAAATCAAGTGATCGTTTACCGCTTTTTTAATCCCTAGAGTTAGGGCGTATTTCTTATTTCCCCAAAAACTCTCGTTACTAACTACATCTACCATTTTGATGCGATGGTCCATTGCCATGAATTCCTCAATGACATCTATAGTATCATCATGGCTGGCGTCATTTATTAAAATGATTTCAAAGTTGGGATGGTCTTGTTCCAATAATTTAGGAACTAATATTTTGAGATTTTCTTGTTCGTTTTTGGAACAAACAATTACAGAAATAGCCTCTTTTAAATTGCCTTGCGGTTGGGGTTCTATACTGAATCCGACTTTTGATAAAAATAAATTAAAAGCAATATTGATAATGGCAAAGCCCGCCAAGGCATAGAAGAATACACTTATTTCCATGAAGAGTAATTAGGTTCTTACTTGATCGTCTTTACAATCTTGTTCTTCAGGTAATTTACCACACATCCCACACGCATCACCATTTTTATTAAGATACGGATTCTGACTGGCACAAGTTCCAGCAAATTTACCGTCCTTTTTGCTCCATATTTTTATAGCGATACCCGCAAAGGCAAGTGATAAAAGGACAAATGATATAAGTATAAGTTTTAAATCCATAATGCAAATATAGGTATTAGAGTCAAGGGTTTACAGGCAAGAGCTATAAATTATCCCTTGGCTATTCATTGTTCATATCTATGATCATTTGATCATCTATAGTCGTTAGGGTTAAAAACTCATAGGCGATACTAAAACAATGTTGGAAGCCTTTTTTGATTCATGCACTATCTATTGTTTGTCAAGGGATTCGATTTAACTAGGGGCTTCAGGTGGAGGTTTTGTAAATTAGTCAAAGCTATGGGGCCCGTTAGGAGTATCCTGTAATTCTAAACAGTTTTAAGATTTGTCATCATATCCATATTCATGGATCTTACAGCTGTACGTTTAAAAATATTAGGATCAGAAAGTTCGAGGGTTTTCTTAGATCAATTTGAGGAGCGGTGAGGTTAGAAATTTCTAATGAAAATAGGAGGAGCTGTCAGATCTGCTAAATTCCATATTTCATCATTGTGACCCATTTCTATAGTAGTGATTTTCATCAAACATCAATTAAATTAACCTCGGTGTCGATCTTTATTCCATAACGATCGTGAACTGCTTTTTGAACTTTATGAGCTACTTCCAGGATTTCTTTCCCAGTAGCGTTACCATGATTTACCAATACGAGCGCTTGCTTGTCGTGAATGCCGGCGTCACCATACCTTTTCCCTTTAAATCCAGACTGATCTATAAGCCACCCAGCAGGAACTTTTACATGCTCTTCATCTACTTGATAGGAAGGCATTTCTGGATGCATTCTTATCAGGTCTTCATATTCAGCTCGTTTAATAACTGGGTTCTTAAAAAAGCTACCGCTATTACCTAATATTTTAGGGTCAGGCAATTTGGAGCTTCTAATATGGATCACAGCTTGAGATACTTTTTGAATACTGAGATCACCATCCAGTCGTTTCAACTCTTCTTGTAGAGCGCCGTAGCTTGTTTTAAAATCGTAATTATCAGTTTTGTTAAGGTCGGTAAGCTTAAAAATTACTGAGGTAATGACATACTTGCCAGCTGCTTCATTTTTAAAAACAGAATCTCGATAACCAAATTTACAGTCGGCTAAAGACAGTGTTTTTTCTTCTAACGTTTTGATATCTATGATCGTACAGCTGTCAAAAGTATCTTTGAGTTCCACTCCATATGCACCTATGTTTTGAATAGGTGATGTACCTACATTACCGGGAATAAGGGACAGGTTTTCTATACCTGCAAAGTTTTTTTCCATGCAATAAAGTACAAAGTCATGCCAGTCTTCTCCTGCCATGACTTTTACATATACCTCATTTTCTATTGTTTCCGTTACCTCTATGCCTTTTAAAAGAACATGAATGACTGGTTTTTGAACATCATTAATAAGCAACATATTACTTCCACCGCCTAGTAGAAAAACGTCCTGATCGTGGTAATAACCTAGGGCTTCTTTTAATTCGTGTAGGGATGCTGGTGCTGTGTACGCTTTAGCGAAAGCAGAAATACCAAAAGTATTGTGTTCCTTTAAGGGAAAATGATGTTTAATTTCTATCATCCTTTATAGGCCTTCAAAGCACGATCTAAGATACGAATAGATTTCTTAAGAGATTCTTTTTCAAGAACATAAGCGATTCTTATTTGGTTTTTTCCCATGCCAGGTGTGCTGTAGAATCCTGCAGCTGGGGCCACCATAATGGTCTCACCATCCAGCTCAAATTCTTCTAACATCCACTGTGCAAAAACATCTGTATCTTCTACTGGAAGTTGAGCGACACAATAAAAGGCGCCTCCTGGATTTGCTACTTCAACACCTTCTATTTTTTTAAGTCCATCTATTAGAATATCACGACGCTCTATATATTCAGTGATGACTTCGTCAAAATATTCCTGTGGGGTGTCTAGGGCAGCCTCTGCAGCGATTTGTGCAAAGCTAGGTGGGCTTAGTCTGGCTTGAGCAAACTTCATTGCTGTTGCCATCACTTCTTTGTTTTTAGAAACCATACAGCCTATACGAGCTCCACACATACTGTAGCGTTTAGAAACAGAATCGATCATAATGGCATGCTCTTCAAGACCCGGCATGTTCATCACAGATAAATGCTGGCGTCCATCATAAGCAAACTCTCTATATACTTCATCAGAAACTAGGAAAAGATCGTGCTTCTTTACAAGAGCAGCTA of Nonlabens sp. Ci31 contains these proteins:
- a CDS encoding glycosyltransferase; protein product: MEISVFFYALAGFAIINIAFNLFLSKVGFSIEPQPQGNLKEAISVIVCSKNEQENLKILVPKLLEQDHPNFEIILINDASHDDTIDVIEEFMAMDHRIKMVDVVSNESFWGNKKYALTLGIKKAVNDHLIFIDADCTPNSTAWLTIISKHLSKEKTIVLGYSGYKKVDDSLLNKLIRYETVLTAIQYFSYAMNGNPYMGVGRNLAYTATQFYEVNGFMNHMRVLGGDDDLFVNQAATSQNTTVSLNQDSFTSSQPKTDWSSWWKQKKRHINTAKHYKSSHKFLLALFYISQIGFIISAILGLLFGINWIIILAVILVRYVVFWVVLSKGFSRFRESDIIIILPFLELILIGIQLALFISNMVHRPKQWN
- a CDS encoding membrane or secreted protein, translated to MDLKLILISFVLLSLAFAGIAIKIWSKKDGKFAGTCASQNPYLNKNGDACGMCGKLPEEQDCKDDQVRT
- the murB gene encoding UDP-N-acetylmuramate dehydrogenase, producing the protein MEIKHHFPLKEHNTFGISAFAKAYTAPASLHELKEALGYYHDQDVFLLGGGSNMLLINDVQKPVIHVLLKGIEVTETIENEVYVKVMAGEDWHDFVLYCMEKNFAGIENLSLIPGNVGTSPIQNIGAYGVELKDTFDSCTIIDIKTLEEKTLSLADCKFGYRDSVFKNEAAGKYVITSVIFKLTDLNKTDNYDFKTSYGALQEELKRLDGDLSIQKVSQAVIHIRSSKLPDPKILGNSGSFFKNPVIKRAEYEDLIRMHPEMPSYQVDEEHVKVPAGWLIDQSGFKGKRYGDAGIHDKQALVLVNHGNATGKEILEVAHKVQKAVHDRYGIKIDTEVNLIDV
- a CDS encoding pyridoxal phosphate-dependent aminotransferase; the encoded protein is MPQISEKGQNMPSSPVRKLVPYAEAAAARGIHIYQLNIGQPDIKTPEQAINAVKNADMEVLSYSHSAGNQSYRDKLTTYYNKNNMNLTSEHIIVSTGGSEALLFAMGSICDYGDEVIIPEPFYANYNGFATASGVTVKPISTHIENNFALPAIGEFEKLITNKTKAILICNPGNPTGYLYTQEEMDQLAALVKKHDLFLVSDEVYREFAYDGRQHLSVMNMPGLEEHAIMIDSVSKRYSMCGARIGCMVSKNKEVMATAMKFAQARLSPPSFAQIAAEAALDTPQEYFDEVITEYIERRDILIDGLKKIEGVEVANPGGAFYCVAQLPVEDTDVFAQWMLEEFELDGETIMVAPAAGFYSTPGMGKNQIRIAYVLEKESLKKSIRILDRALKAYKG